In Synergistaceae bacterium, a single genomic region encodes these proteins:
- the rseP gene encoding RIP metalloprotease RseP yields MMASLISFLFVIGVCVIVHETGHFITARMLDVQVHEFSFGMGPLLAQRAGRNTTWSLRALPVGGFVRLAGMGEERDGEEVAEGKGFYDKAPWKRFLVLFNGSLFNILLAMLLTATFLYGHGVLDLTTTTVGEIIEGYPAQSAGVLPGDRLLAIAGQDVSSWREMSEGIRAAAAKGPVDIALERDGERIAMSVTIPPDEQGITLLGIRPALKRYPAGEALTSALSYTVEMTVEMLRSIIRFIIGAEKVDVAGPVGIASMAGEAARKGLWTFVTFLALINLNLGLLNLFPFPALDGGRLVFTVGEMILRRRVPEKLENFIHMSGFVLLIMLIIYVTWQDIVNVFGWR; encoded by the coding sequence ATAATGGCTAGTCTAATATCATTTCTATTTGTAATAGGAGTCTGCGTCATAGTGCACGAGACGGGGCACTTCATCACGGCCCGCATGCTGGATGTACAGGTTCACGAGTTCTCCTTCGGCATGGGCCCCTTGTTGGCGCAGCGAGCCGGCCGGAACACGACGTGGTCCCTGCGCGCCCTTCCCGTCGGGGGATTCGTACGACTGGCCGGCATGGGGGAGGAGAGGGACGGCGAGGAGGTCGCGGAGGGGAAGGGGTTCTACGACAAGGCCCCCTGGAAGCGCTTTCTCGTGCTTTTTAACGGCTCCCTCTTCAACATACTCCTCGCAATGCTGCTGACCGCGACCTTCCTGTACGGGCACGGAGTCCTGGACCTGACCACCACGACGGTGGGGGAGATCATCGAGGGTTATCCGGCTCAATCCGCCGGGGTCCTGCCCGGGGACAGGTTGCTGGCGATCGCGGGACAGGATGTCTCGTCGTGGAGGGAGATGTCCGAGGGAATTCGCGCCGCCGCCGCCAAGGGGCCAGTGGACATAGCACTTGAGCGGGACGGCGAGAGGATCGCCATGTCCGTGACAATACCCCCGGACGAGCAGGGAATCACCCTCCTGGGGATAAGGCCGGCCCTGAAACGCTACCCGGCGGGCGAGGCTCTTACCTCGGCGCTTTCCTACACGGTCGAAATGACGGTGGAGATGCTTCGAAGCATAATTCGCTTCATCATCGGCGCAGAGAAAGTGGACGTGGCGGGACCGGTCGGCATCGCCTCGATGGCCGGAGAGGCCGCGAGGAAAGGCCTATGGACCTTCGTCACCTTCCTGGCCCTCATCAACCTGAACCTGGGGCTTCTGAACCTCTTTCCCTTCCCGGCACTGGACGGAGGGCGTCTGGTGTTTACCGTGGGCGAGATGATACTGAGACGACGAGTGCCCGAGAAGCTGGAGAACTTCATCCACATGTCGGGATTCGTCCTGCTGATAATGCTGATCATATACGTAACCTGGCAGGACATTGTCAATGTGTTCGGATGGAGGTAG
- the ispG gene encoding (E)-4-hydroxy-3-methylbut-2-enyl-diphosphate synthase, producing the protein MCSDGGRAVSKRKVVIQGLQIGGGAPVRVESMLKIPLSRREECLEQCVSLKKVGCELARAAFPSMELLDDLEWLGENSPIPLMADIHFDGALALAALEAGIPSVRINPGNMSISCLRDIVASAREKRTPIRIGANGGSLSNSQIREAGGVRSDALASAVEEQLQILLSEGFYDIILSAKSTSVMETVRANTLLASKYPDFPMHIGITESGYGRDGLVKSAAGLSLMLAQGIGDTLRISLTESPEEEVRAGYSLLRALELRSRGVNIISCPTCGRKRLDVKTILNILEPAFANLPDGLSVAVMGCEVNGPREAMDADFGVAGSASGAVIFQKGQVLKEVTLDELPRVFEEFVRFSRV; encoded by the coding sequence ATGTGTTCGGATGGAGGTAGGGCGGTGAGCAAAAGAAAAGTTGTTATTCAAGGGCTTCAGATAGGTGGAGGAGCGCCTGTCCGCGTGGAGAGCATGCTCAAGATCCCCCTGTCGCGCAGAGAGGAGTGTTTGGAGCAGTGCGTCTCCTTGAAAAAAGTCGGCTGCGAGCTTGCGAGGGCCGCTTTCCCCTCGATGGAGCTACTTGACGATCTCGAATGGCTTGGAGAGAACTCGCCGATCCCCTTGATGGCCGACATTCACTTCGACGGCGCACTAGCCCTGGCGGCGCTCGAGGCGGGGATCCCGTCGGTCAGGATAAACCCCGGGAACATGTCCATCTCATGCCTGAGGGACATAGTCGCATCGGCGAGGGAGAAGAGAACCCCCATCCGCATAGGCGCGAACGGAGGCTCCCTGTCGAACTCCCAGATCAGGGAGGCCGGCGGAGTGCGCTCCGACGCCCTGGCATCGGCGGTGGAGGAGCAGCTTCAAATACTGCTTTCAGAGGGCTTTTACGATATAATACTGTCTGCAAAGTCGACCTCCGTGATGGAGACGGTAAGGGCGAACACGCTGCTGGCGTCGAAATACCCGGACTTCCCCATGCACATAGGCATCACCGAGTCGGGATACGGAAGGGACGGACTTGTTAAGAGCGCGGCAGGACTCTCTCTCATGCTCGCGCAGGGCATAGGAGACACGTTGAGGATCAGTCTTACAGAGAGTCCCGAGGAGGAGGTAAGGGCGGGGTACTCACTCCTTAGGGCGCTTGAGTTGCGCTCTCGCGGCGTGAACATCATCTCCTGCCCCACCTGCGGGAGAAAAAGACTGGACGTAAAAACCATTCTGAACATACTTGAACCGGCATTCGCAAATCTCCCCGACGGCCTTTCCGTCGCTGTCATGGGCTGCGAGGTGAACGGCCCCCGCGAGGCGATGGACGCCGACTTCGGCGTGGCGGGATCGGCGTCGGGCGCCGTGATATTCCAGAAAGGCCAGGTTTTGAAAGAGGTGACATTGGACGAGCTCCCGAGAGTGTTTGAAGAGTTCGTCCGTTTCAGCAGAGTCTAG
- the argF gene encoding ornithine carbamoyltransferase, whose protein sequence is MAFNLKGRSFLTLMDFTPEEIYYLLDLSADLKAKKRSGVRGRALQGKNIALIFEKSSTRTRCAFTVACIDEGGHPEFLGKNDIHLGGKEDVRDTARVLGRMFDGIQYRGFAQSLVEDLAKYAGIPVWNGLTDDDHPTQILADFLTIQENFGKQLKGIRLVYCGDGRNNMSNALMIGCAKLGMHYVVASPKSLFPEKGLLDTCTEMAERNGGSVTVFEDPLQAMKGADVIYTDVWVSMGEEAKAEERLRLLTPYQVNMNLVKASGKDSTIFLHCLPANKGQEVTEEVFESPNSKVFDEAENRMHSIKAIMVATIGNQ, encoded by the coding sequence ATGGCTTTCAATCTCAAAGGACGCAGTTTTTTAACCCTTATGGACTTCACCCCGGAGGAGATCTACTACCTCCTCGACCTCTCGGCCGACCTCAAGGCGAAAAAGCGCTCCGGCGTGCGCGGGAGGGCGCTGCAGGGAAAGAACATAGCTCTCATCTTCGAGAAGTCCTCCACCAGGACCAGGTGCGCCTTCACCGTCGCTTGCATCGACGAGGGAGGACACCCGGAGTTCCTCGGCAAGAACGACATCCACCTCGGCGGCAAGGAGGACGTCAGGGACACGGCGAGAGTCCTCGGCAGGATGTTCGACGGCATCCAGTATCGCGGCTTCGCTCAGTCGCTGGTGGAAGATCTGGCGAAGTACGCAGGAATCCCGGTCTGGAACGGACTGACCGATGATGACCACCCGACCCAGATCCTCGCCGACTTCCTCACGATCCAGGAGAACTTCGGCAAGCAGCTCAAGGGCATACGGCTCGTCTACTGCGGCGACGGAAGGAACAACATGTCCAACGCCCTGATGATCGGGTGCGCCAAGCTCGGAATGCACTACGTCGTGGCCTCCCCGAAGTCCCTCTTTCCCGAGAAGGGGCTCCTCGACACGTGCACCGAGATGGCCGAGCGCAACGGAGGCTCGGTCACAGTCTTCGAGGACCCGCTCCAGGCCATGAAGGGCGCGGACGTCATCTACACCGACGTCTGGGTGTCGATGGGGGAGGAGGCGAAGGCCGAGGAGCGCCTGCGGCTGCTGACCCCCTACCAGGTCAACATGAATCTCGTGAAGGCGTCCGGCAAGGACTCGACCATATTCCTTCACTGCCTGCCCGCCAACAAGGGACAGGAGGTCACGGAGGAGGTCTTCGAGTCGCCCAACTCCAAGGTCTTCGATGAGGCGGAGAATCGCATGCACTCAATAAAGGCGATAATGGTCGCCACTATCGGCAATCAGTAG
- the nikR gene encoding nickel-responsive transcriptional regulator NikR, with product MSSLVRFGVAVPRAMLEEFDAFVEDNGMPNRSEALRQLIRERLSREMWTSGAGVVYGTVTIMYDHHGKDTMSDLTTLQHDFGESIVCTTHVHVDHHHCLECIVVKGDAGRVRSFVAALRTLRGLKSIEPSISIVL from the coding sequence ATGAGCTCATTGGTCCGGTTCGGGGTCGCAGTTCCAAGGGCGATGCTGGAGGAGTTCGACGCGTTTGTAGAGGACAACGGAATGCCCAACAGGTCCGAGGCCTTGCGACAGCTGATCCGAGAGAGGCTGTCGAGAGAGATGTGGACCAGCGGTGCAGGCGTCGTCTATGGGACTGTCACGATAATGTACGACCATCACGGAAAGGATACCATGTCCGACCTGACGACGCTGCAGCACGACTTCGGGGAGAGCATCGTCTGCACGACCCACGTGCACGTGGATCACCATCACTGCCTGGAGTGCATCGTGGTGAAGGGCGACGCGGGAAGGGTCAGGAGCTTTGTAGCCGCGCTGCGCACTCTCAGGGGACTGAAGAGCATCGAGCCGTCCATCTCGATAGTGCTTTGA